TGGAATGCCGCACCTTCAGCCGTAACAGTGGCGCCACCCTGAACACCTAAACCAACAGAAGTGTATTGCCCTTCTTGATAACTGGCGTTGGCGTTGATATCTGCACTATTACCCATGTGGTTATAGTTACCGCTCACCAATGCGCCGCTACGGGCAACACCGGTAGAAACCTGGTAGTTGTTGTGGGCATCTGGACGGTTTGCGTACCCGACCCGATGGGTATTTTCACCGTTGCTCACTGACGCGCTATAGCTCAACGTCGCACTATTACCAAACGGCATTGATAAGGATAAGTACATCCCATCATCATTGTTCTCGTTATACCGGTTGCTGAAAGCAGATAATGTCAGGCTAACGTTCTTAAATTTGCCGATATCAAAGTAGCGCGCGACGGACAGGTTATAGCGGTCATTCGCTGAGCGATCCCAGTAGGTCTGATGGGTATAATTCAGATAGGCACTCAACCCCAGATCACTGAATTGTTGGCTAAAGCTGACGGTGTACATCTCTTTATTGCCACCGACGGTGTCGCCGCGATAACGCGCATTAAGATAGTCGGTCATGGTCATAAAGTTACGTTCGGAGAAGCGATAACCCGCAAACGTCACCTGGCTGCCTGTTTCTTGGAAGTTTTTCGAGTAGTTGACGCGGTATGAACCGCCACTCAAGTTACCTTGGTCCGGTAAGTTGGCCCACGATTGCGTCATATCCACCGACAAAGCACCAAATTCCATCAAATCACGCCCTACCCCGATGGATGCGGCTTGATATTCGTTTTCACCGCTGATCCCACCACCGAACAGTGACCAACCGTTGTTGATCCCCCAAGAGAATTCCCCTGTACCAAATGCGGGCCCTTGGGCACTGTGGCCAATTTCTGAAGGTTTACCGGCCGCGACGCGATATCGCACCATACCGGGGCGCGTCAGATAAGGAATACTGGCGGTATTGACCTGAAATTGCTGGACTTGGCCATCCAGTTCTTCGACTCGTACATCCAACGTCCCTGAGACAAAACTGTTGAGGTTTTGAATACGGAAAGGACCGGCTGCGACCAAGGTTTCACTCAGAACACGGCCTTGTTGACTCACGACAACACGGGCGTTAGTACGAGCAACCCCCATGATTTCAGGGGCATAACCACGTAAATTGGGTGGCAGCATGTTGTCATCAGTCGCTAAACTGGCACCGCTGAAGCGGAAGTTATCGAAAATTTTTGAGTTCAGGAAATCTTCACCCAACGTCAACTTAGCGCCCAGACTCGGTATTGCGCGATACGCGTAATAACGGCTCCAGTCCCATTGGCGGTCAGTTGGTGAACCGGATACTTGGTCAACACGTGACTGCCAATCAGCACGGAACCGCCAAGGCCCCACGTTAGCCCCTGTGGTACCGTTGCCGCTCAAACTGTTGTTACTGGTATTATTTGACTGCTGGCGGTTCAATTGCCCCAGCAAGTTATAGTCGAACAGCACCCCTGGAATCCCATCTTCCCAACGAGAAGGCGGATCCCAATCGGGTTCGCTGTATTCCAACCAAGCTTGCGGCACACTCAGAAAAAGTGAAGATGTTGCCAGATCCCCTTGCACGGTCAAACCGGGCAAGCTGCTGATATCCAAGCATTCTCCGTTGCGCCACCAAGTCAGCTTGTTCAGGCTACCTTCTTTCAACGCCATCAACTCAACCAACTTCGGTGATATACACGCCTCACTTATTTTTGGATCTTTTTCAGAGGCATAGAACATCACGGATTGTTCATTGAGTTCTTGCTTATTCATATGAACCAATAAGTTATAACTCCCAGGCATAATGTAACCACGTTGGGAGAATTGGCTCAGATCGATATTGCTGCGATCATTGGTATCCAATACATCGGTATTAAACTGAATATCATCATTGGCTGACACGCCATAAGCATTGCCACTTAATGCAACTGCAATCAAAAGGCGTAACAAACCACTGCGGGCAATACCGTGAGTGATGGGACGATCGAATAGCATGGGATATGTCACCTTACTCATTGAAATCAGTAATAATCCAATTTGAAACGAACGCTGGAATAGTAAGATCCAGCACGCAGCATCTTGCCATTGCCCACTAATCGCAGGGCATAATTGAGTCTCATCTCATCGGTAGGAATAATGTTAATTTCCGGTGACGCCATGCCAGGAATAGACGAATTTCCTTTATCATCAATAATTTGCATCGCAACACCTTCGGCCTCACCATACACCGCGAAATTATTACCGTCCGCAGCACCGTCAAATGTCACCGTAAAATGCTGGCGGTTAGATTTATCTGGGTCTGCATGGGTTATCGTGCAATCGAGTAAACGAATAGCAAACGGATGCTCATCCCCTACGCCGTTCTCAACCAATTGACCGATGGGCATAATGGCCATATCAATGGTCTGCTCCTGACTGCCAGGATCTATCGCGCAAGATGTATCAGTAATACTTCCTTCCATACTCACGAAGCCCAAGTCTGTCTTCATGGGATCCGCCATTGCGGTAAAACTCATCAATGACACCATCAGTAAGGAAGGAGGTACTATCAAAAAAAATGACCGCAACATAAATCACCTAGCTCATCCAACACGTATCTTTTGCAAGATAAAAAGACATGCGGATAAATCCGCATGTCCCATCAATAAAGGGGTGCTTATTGGTAAGCCAGTGTGAAGTTAGCTACGCTGGTGAAGCTGCCTGGTTTGATAGCGCCAGATGTTGTGCTGCCCTTCAGGTAAGCAGAGAAAAGCAGAGTGTTGTTACCAGCAACCAGAGTTTGTGCTGAAGTTGGTGAGCCCAGAGTAATAACAGAA
The window above is part of the Yersinia massiliensis genome. Proteins encoded here:
- a CDS encoding outer membrane usher protein, coding for MLFDRPITHGIARSGLLRLLIAVALSGNAYGVSANDDIQFNTDVLDTNDRSNIDLSQFSQRGYIMPGSYNLLVHMNKQELNEQSVMFYASEKDPKISEACISPKLVELMALKEGSLNKLTWWRNGECLDISSLPGLTVQGDLATSSLFLSVPQAWLEYSEPDWDPPSRWEDGIPGVLFDYNLLGQLNRQQSNNTSNNSLSGNGTTGANVGPWRFRADWQSRVDQVSGSPTDRQWDWSRYYAYRAIPSLGAKLTLGEDFLNSKIFDNFRFSGASLATDDNMLPPNLRGYAPEIMGVARTNARVVVSQQGRVLSETLVAAGPFRIQNLNSFVSGTLDVRVEELDGQVQQFQVNTASIPYLTRPGMVRYRVAAGKPSEIGHSAQGPAFGTGEFSWGINNGWSLFGGGISGENEYQAASIGVGRDLMEFGALSVDMTQSWANLPDQGNLSGGSYRVNYSKNFQETGSQVTFAGYRFSERNFMTMTDYLNARYRGDTVGGNKEMYTVSFSQQFSDLGLSAYLNYTHQTYWDRSANDRYNLSVARYFDIGKFKNVSLTLSAFSNRYNENNDDGMYLSLSMPFGNSATLSYSASVSNGENTHRVGYANRPDAHNNYQVSTGVARSGALVSGNYNHMGNSADINANASYQEGQYTSVGLGVQGGATVTAEGAAFHRSNVIGGTRLLLDTQGVGNVPVQGYGSTVRTNYFGKAVVSDVNSYYRNRASIDIDNLDDNVEARGTVAQVTLTEGAIGYRRFNVISGDKAMAMLRMADGSAPPFGATVLNKNQQETGIVNDDGSTYLSGINAGETMSVHWNGAAQCSVTIPTTLSPAVLTNLLLPCQPITEGDKPPVSQ
- a CDS encoding fimbrial protein, which gives rise to MVSLMSFTAMADPMKTDLGFVSMEGSITDTSCAIDPGSQEQTIDMAIMPIGQLVENGVGDEHPFAIRLLDCTITHADPDKSNRQHFTVTFDGAADGNNFAVYGEAEGVAMQIIDDKGNSSIPGMASPEINIIPTDEMRLNYALRLVGNGKMLRAGSYYSSVRFKLDYY